A section of the Primulina eburnea isolate SZY01 chromosome 1, ASM2296580v1, whole genome shotgun sequence genome encodes:
- the LOC140811254 gene encoding serine carboxypeptidase 1-like, with translation MKGSFVFLSVLCLVASVQCYGGRGHDPLGKLLKAKRAKKSENYVTEDASTKYSPVYIAQQDGLKDCDKILNLPGQPSVNFSQYSGYVTVDPKAGRALFYWLTEAKDSSDKPLVLWLNGGPGCSSIGSGAMTELGPFRVNPDGKTLWYNKNAWNTVANILFLESPAGVGFSSSNTTSDYVTGDTRTAADSYTFLLNWLERFPEYKARDFYMTGESYAGHYVPQLAQLILKNNKITNQTVINLKGIAIGNAYIDYEDEMSGTYDYFWSHALVSDEHHQDVLANCNFSSQATVTEKCQESTDAADNDVRDIFIYGIYEPWCDSNSTAPSISGFDPCSDDYVDAYLNSPEVQNALHANVSGIPGPWEGCNDFIFSNWNDQPETVLPVIKELMTSGISVWIYSGDTDGRVPVTTTRYSMNKIGSSVKTSWYPWYTQGEVGGYAVEYQNVTFVTIRGAGHFVPSYQPERALTFFSSFLAGKLPPSQS, from the exons ATGAAAGGGTCTTTTGTGTTTCTTTCTGTTTTGTGCCTGGTGGCTTCAGTACAATGTTATGGTGGGAGAGGACACGACCCTCTTGGGAAACTTCTCAAGGCCAAAAGGGCAAAAAAATCAGAAAACTATGTCACAGAAGATGCCTCGACTAAATATTCTCCGGTTTACATAGCACAACAGGATGGATTAAAGGACTGTGACAAGATTTTGAATTTGCCTGGACAACCAAGTGTGAACTTTTCTCAGTATTCGGGCTATGTTACAGTTGATCCTAAAGCGGGACGAGCACTCTTTTATTGGCTTACAGAAGCCAAGGACTCGTCAGATAAGCCTCTGGTCCTCTGGCTAAATGGAg GTCCCGGCTGTTCTTCTATAGGAAGTGGAGCTATGACTGAACTTGGGCCGTTTAGGGTGAATCCTGATGGAAAAACATTATGGTACAACAAAAATGCCTGGAATACAG TTGCAAATATCTTGTTCTTGGAATCTCCGGCTGGTGTTGGATTTTCTTCTTCGAACACaacatcagattatgtcactggGGACACGAGAACGGCAGCAGATTCTTATACCTTTTTACTAAACTGGTTGGAAAGATTTCCCGAATACAAAGCCCGCGATTTCTACATGACAGGAGAGAGTTATGCTGGTCACTATGTGCCTCAGCTGGCTCAACTGATCCTTAAAAACAACAAAATAACAAATCAAACTGTCATCAACTTGAAAGGAATTGCT ATTGGGAATGCatatattgattatgaagatgAAATGAGTGGCACGTATGATTATTTCTGGTCACACGCCCTCGTCTCTGATGAACATCACCAGGATGTTCTGGCAAATTGCAACTTCTCTTCGCAGGCGACAGTGACAGAAAAGTGCCAAGAATCGACCGATGCTGCTGATAACGACGTACGCGACATTTTCATCTATGGCATTTATGAACCTTGGTGCGACTCTAACTCCACGGCACCATCG ATATCTGGATTCGATCCTTGCTCCGATGACTATGTCGATGCCTACTTAAACTCACCAGAAGTACAGAATGCGCTTCACGCAAACGTTTCTGGGATTCCAGGACCATGGGAGGGTTGCAA TGATTTCATATTTTCCAACTGGAACGATCAGCCGGAGACGGTTTTACCAGTGATCAAGGAGCTGATGACTAGTGGCATCAGTGTTTGGATTTACAG TGGTGACACAGATGGAAGAGTGCCAGTGACAACCACTAGATATTCAATGAACAAGATTGGATCATCAGTAAAAACATCATGGTACCCCTGGTACACACAAGGCGAG gtTGGAGGTTATGCAGTCGAATATCAAAATGTGACCTTCGTAACGATAAGAGGAGCAGGTCATTTTGTTCCGAGTTACCAGCCCGAACGCGCACTTACCTTCTTCTCATCATTTTTAGCTGGAAAGCTTCCTCCAAGTCAGAGCTAA
- the LOC140803961 gene encoding GATA transcription factor 20-like: MENNNEANNNVDLTLRLGLPFYDRLRIEENNRRQQGQGNFPIQFGAPVGPANLAPNHGPPEAAPFMDGVKRCQVCARTATSLWRRGPNGPQTLCNACGLRYARNMRRNVQG, translated from the exons ATGGAAAACAACAACGAGGCAAATAACAACGTTGATCTTACTTTGAGATTGGGTCTGCCTTTCTACGATCGGCTAAGAATAGAAGAAAATAATAGGAGACAACAAGGCCAG GGAAATTTCCCCATCCAATTCGGAGCTCCTGTTGGACCAGCAAACCTTGCTCCCAACCACGGTCCTCCGGAGGCAGCACCATTCATGGATGGGGTGAAAAGGTGCCAAGTATGTGCCCGCACGGCCACCTCGCTATGGAGAAGAGGACCAAACGGCCCACAG aCTTTGTGCAATGCCTGTGGGCTACGTTATGCAAGAAATATGAGGAGAAATGTACAAGGATAG